The nucleotide window GAGTAATATACctcaaagtttttaaatattagcaGCCACTTACTTTATTCAAAAGATTTGACAAGCTTTTACCGCCATTAGATGATAATCGATTGGATTACCAGGAATGAAAATGATAtggagattttatttaaaattaaataaacaaacatagaGATAgtaatcataaataatatttgaaaattgttttaattctgtCTTTCTTCTATTTTCTCACCAAAGTTATGCCCTCCCCAAATTTAACAAGCTTGAGATAAAATTGTACTAATAAATGCTTTCATTCTCTTTCtactattaattattattcactTAAAACATTTTGGTAGCAAAATCACTCTACTTCTTTCGCTCTCTTCTATTCTTTTCCCCAAACTCTTACTttgtattttaagaaaatatgaaaaggaaagaaaattttcattatttatggAACCAGGCTGTTGCTACAACTCTGAGCTTTCCAAATCCATTGTGTTGCtatatataatgtatatttttattatcaagatCTTTTTAAACCATACCTTTGTCATTGAATTCTAAGAAAAATCTttctctttaaaatattttatatacacaattatcatattctttgtatcatttattttcattttaatttgatttccttTCAGTCACAATTTTCCTTTATGACATTGATATTATCTTTACTGACCTGCAGTGAATTGGATCATTACAGTTAATTTCATTGCAAGAATTTTTCATGCTATGACTTGATTACAAGTTCCTGACTACATTATAAATTTGGAACATCTCTGTATTCCCAACTTTAGACAGGAGAATTAATCAAAATCTTATGTAAGATAGTGTAGAttgagaaagaaattaaaacctGGGTATCAAGAAGTATAAGCCGTTCAGCAGAAATCCTTGGTTCTATTCCTGAAGTACAATGCCTTGCCATGGCTCTAGTATCTTCTGATAGTATAGTATAAGGAGGCAGCATCCCTGCAGACAAGCACACAAGTTATTTCAgagaagaattaaaaataataattagaaataaCAAGACGCCATCAAAATTGTTTTGCTTTTCTAAAACCACTCAATTAAAATCGCTTTAATAAGAACAATtttaaattgcaaaatcactTTCGAAAAAAGATACCATCAATTAAAGCTTTCATGTTTTGGCCTCTTTAAGCCAAGATTAAACAATCAACACAAAAGCACTTTCGGCATTTGACTGACAGCCTCACTGTAAATCATTTCAAAATGCTGTTTATGATTGGCTATTTCAGTCAAAACAGAAACAATTGAGGCAAACACATTTCTAGGCAATTGGAATCTCCAGTAAAATGCAATTCAAAATGCTGTTTTCCATTACTTATTTCAGCTAACACTAAAAGACGACACAAAAGCATTTTTGGGCATTTAAAAGCTTTGCTTAAAATCACTCCTTAATGGTGCTTATGACTACCTATTTCAACCCAACACTAAAATTCAGGGCAGCCTTTTAGACAATGCCAAAATTAACTCTAAAATCGTAGCCAccaaaagaaaacataatatatGTAACAATAAGTGTGTAGCTTAattcataacaaaaaaataactttaaggTGGTGAGTAACTCACCTGGTGAGCTTCCATCAAACCCATAAAGCTCATTCATAATTGTGGACTTGCCCACTCCAGATGGCCTGATTATACCCATCACAGTGAACTCCTTATTCTCAGTCAAAAACTGCTGCACATAACCAGCTCATCACAAATTACTTTAATCTACTCACAGTCATTACACATATATTAGCAGAAGTAAGCGTTTTCTAGAATGCCACCCCAGCTCATAATCAGCAAGTTACACTTAAAAGTATGATTGGAAAACTTCAAAATAATAGCCAATTGACAACTATATATGGCTACCacataaaactcaaaatttgctttataattattattattttttaagtatgatTAAAGCTTCAAAATAATAGCCAATGCAACAATTTATAGGTACtacatgaaaattaaaattttcaatttttttaaagtttgtttaaaaGCTTCAAAATAATAGCCATTTGAAAACTATTATAGCTACCGTACAGAactaaaaatttacaattttttaagtatgattaaaaacttcaaaattataCCCAATTGAAAACTATTTATAACttctataaaaaattgaaaatttgaaatttttttcaattttctctcattttccaGGGAAATAAACAGCCTTGAACTCATAAAACAAGTAAAAGTACCAACtgatatttcaaatatacaGAACTGCCATTGAGACGTTACCGGGAAAAAGCGACCGATGTGGAAGTCCCAAGAATCGGAGAGGAGATTGAGGGATGGAAGACGAGATCGATGCGCCGTCGTTTCGCCTTCGGCACCACTGCGTCCGAATTTCCCGGAAACGGGAAGAGACCAACCCCGGCTTCGCCAGGAGCATTTTGGGGGCCGAGGGAACCGGTCAAGTATTGGAAGAGCCGGTGGCAGCCATTGTTGCGCGCCTGAGAACTTACTGCTTCGGTGATAATGACTTTAATGTGCCTTTcacaaatttagtttattaCATTATCTCCCCGAAAGTTCTAGAAATTTCATTAGAcaccaatttttaatattattaaaagctgaccctataattattataattaataatttatttaaataaattatattacttACAAGAATAATGTATCCCACAAAATTTGTAAACCTCATTTATGGTAAATTGGGCATCACAACCTAAGGACACAAACACGCTTGTCAAACCTCATCAAATGATGTGagtgttatttatctttattttaaaatttgctcaatattttctgcattttcttaagtgcttctatttttattatttaatcacttaGTACATgtcaatttatatgaataattaattagtaaaaaataaatatcgtACATGTAATTCTTTTCCAACATTAAAAAGGCCGAAAATGTTGTTGGGTATCTAATTGCCATTCTAAAAAGGTAAGGAGAGCCAACTCCTTTTCATTATGAGGATTTATTCTTGGTCAGGTTGGTGGGTAGCTATGCAGTTCAAAGTTCATGTATGCAGCAGcatcaagaaattaaaattcccaagtttataataatataaacaatctttatattatattatattataccaagtatctacaaatttaaactattgtaAGTTTGTAAACATTCCTTagaattttatacataattttatttagaggTGTTACGTTAATTTCGATccaattttatgcataattggGTCTAAGCATCGTATAACTTGAAGGTGATATCATAGAGCTAGCTGAGATCCCATTCTACTGATAAAAGAAGcaactttattaaatattcaaagCAGGCATAACATTACAAATGATGCTGACTTcacattttaagtttttaaaagctTCCCATATGCTATAAGTATACTTGTACACAGAAAAATACCAAAACAATACCGTTTAGATAGCACAATCAACAAATCTCCTTAAAAACAGATtgatttagatatataaataccAAATATATACGTTTATGTAACTTCCTTTCtcttatcttataaatataggAATATGCAAATGCAAAAAGACAACActttttgtatcatataatattattgtgttGACTTTTCTtctaaataatcaataatacaGCAGTGAACATAAGCTTCTTAACTGTAACTCAAACCACTTTATAAATGTCATTGTATTCTTCTTTACTTACATGGAATTACACTTTTAAGTTGGTCTACTTCTCGTTGgtagaattaatttttatcactAATAGACATGTTAGCGTTAAGATTCTCATTCATCCATGCACCCATCTATATATCTCAACCACCATAATTCTTTCAATCTGCCAATCTAGTTTTTTGTAACTGAAAATGCCTTCTTCAATCAGCTTTACTTGTACTGTTCTCACCCGATTGTTGATCATTTGTGTACAAAGTGAAGCTAAACtctcttcaaaattttatgaCTCCACATGTCCAAATGCCCTCACTACAATCCGCACTGCTGTTAGAACTGCCATTTCACGAGAGCGTAGAATGGCTGCCTCTCTCGTTCGTCTCCACTTTCATGATTGCTTTGTTCAGGtatataatacttaatattatttcagagttttaattttattgttcatttgttgtattaaaaaaatttaagagtttgTCAATTAATTGCAGGGTTGTGATGCATCCATCTTGTTGAATGATTCCTCCACAATCACCAGTGAGAAACATGCCACGGGCAATATGAATTCAGTAAGGGGATTCCAAGTCATAGATAATGCTAAATCTCAAGTCGAGAAAATTTGTCCAGGTGTTGTTTCGTGTGCAGATATTCTTGCTGTTGCTGCCCGTGATGCATCAGTTTATGTaagttataatattatcttaaatcatttttcttataattttatataatctaaattcTGTGAATAATAAGTTCCtaatattaacaatcaaacAGGTTGGTGGACCATCATGGAAGGTTAAACTTGGAAGAAGAGATTCTACAACTGCAAATTTAAGCTTAGCTAATACCCAACTCCCCGACTTTCAGGCTAGCCTTGATTCTCTTATTTCGTTGTTCAGTACCAAAGGGTTGAGTGCGAGGGACATGGTTGCTCTTTCAGGTGCACATACAATTGGGCAAGCACAATGTCTCACATTCCGTACTAGGATTTATTGCAATACAAGTGATATCAATGCTGGCTTTGCTGCTACTCGTAAACGTAAATGTCCAGCTTCTGGTGGGAATGCAACTCTTGCACCTCTAGATCCGGTGACACCTAATTCTTTCGATAATAACTACTTCAAAAATCTTATTAAGAAGAAGGGTCTTCTTGCATCAGATCAAGTGCTTTTTAGTGGAGGATCCACTGATAGCGTTGTTCTTGAATATAGTAAGAAGcgtaaaaaattcaaatctgaTTTCGCAGCTGCCATGATAAAGGTGGGAAACATCAACCCTCTTACTGGCTCTGAAGGGCAAATCCGAAAGTTATGCTATGCTGTTAATTAACTTGCTTTCATATCTATATCATAAAGAGTTAGATGTTAATGATATTTGAACTTTTTTATGGAATGATCTCCGTAATCTACTATTCAGTTTTCTGTAAATTTGTTGCACTCATATCTCGGTTTTCATATTCAGTTTTCATATCTATATCAAAACTGGTGAAACTTATTTGGAAATTAAAGACAATGAAGAGAACTGGAGTCCAAAGTTTGATAATACATGGGAAGATAAAACGAATATATATAAGTAGAAGTTCTCTGTAGTCATAATGTTGAGACCAAGCTAATTTTATTACTATGAGAAGCTTGCAGCTTAATAGAGGTACAATCAACGTTTTAAAAAAGGGATAGACATTAACTAAGTGGAGGGGACGGTTAGGTCCAACCTATTTGATTGACGGCCGAACTAATTAActgttttaaattaatatttaaaatttttttataatttattataaaataaataatttgaattatcttaatatcaaaatatatttggattgatgacatatatgtttaaaattaatatatgagattttaggtttaagtcctaataattaatttttttaattaatttttttatgttgaccatgtcaaatgtcattttttagcttgttcaatcaaataattcaaacagttcaatttaatttaatccaaTCTAATCCAACCTAAATCCAAAAATGATTTTCAATGGAACCAAAACTGTTTCGACCAGCGGGTGACAATTCAAAGACCgatccaatttttaaaaccatgggtgtaatcataaaaattatgagtaatattatgtgtatatatttttaatatataatttatatacataaatgatgtatcatcatatgattgagtgttactttatatttaatttaaattcatctaattatataataacacattatctgtatacacaaattatgtattaaaaatgtgttcacataattttattaaattattaaagaatgTCAAATCTAATGTGTACATATTGAGAAAAGAAATggatataatttcaaaaaactaCTACATGTATCTATCTATCAATAGAAATATGGAAAAagtcttaaatttatttttcaacattttattttctaataaaaattctataaataCATTATAGATAATGCAACTCATGCAATCCTCAGCCAATTCAAGTGATACCTTCCCTTTTTTACTGAATCAACCATGCCACCCAAAGTTTATACATGAACTCAACAAATAAAAAGTATCCATGTTGAGATATGCCTAATAAAAGAATCAAACCCTAACTTGAAGCAAAAAGACCTTGTGAAGTAATTGTAATATACTTATGGTCTTAACACTACAACATGTTGTGACAATTAAATGTCACTATAAAATTATAggaagtaaaaaatatttaaaaatgtattatgacacttataataattatattgtgACACTAATGATGATCATTTTTTTAGTCCAACACTAAAAAGGAAAGGCTTTAACaacagaaaaataacaaatggGTAAAAATCTAATCATTAGAAgtgttatttttatgattttagtgactaattatttataatttcattaaaattaaataaatttagactTTAATTATAGGCTTTTCAAATTTGTTActaaaaaacttacaaatccATTGTTATTGTTCTTAAGGGTATGTAAAATGTTACAATAGCATCACAATCGATTGAACTATGAATGACATTATATAAGACTAAAACTAAACCAAGTTGACTCAATCTCAAAATTTAGTTTGGCTTGGTTgggtttgacttaaatttatttagtttaaatttaaaatgagttcaaacaaaaaaagttaACTCATTTTTCTAAACTGTATTGAACTAAAGTTAAAGAGCGTTTGATATGGTTCAGTTTGaacttgacttgaattcatagtttgaatatATCATTTAGATTTGTGGTTCAAATTCAGTTTGGAATCATGGTTCTAATCCAATAAGCCCAAAATATATActaagggggcgtttgatttggataatattttattatcaagaaagagaaattaccttaaaaatagattacttaaaagattactgagtataaattattactatgtttgataaaatttgacaagtataaataattattgtgtttggttaaagataataaaataatactagtaaattattttacttaaatatacttgaatataattatttttaaattttttatattatttattatattaattaaaaataaatttatttttattcaaaaaattaataaataataatataattataataaaatcaaaattactttggtaatctttttatacctatattacttgtcatattTGTGAAAATATACCTTGATTGTTTTACTCTGTTTCCCAAACACATGATTTGTATATAACCCCTAACCTAATTCAACCCTAACCGAAATTCAATCCAACATTCAATTCTCACTCCGCCGAGTCCACTCATTGTTCGAGTGTGCTCTGAATGGATACATGTATGGACCTTTTATGCTCCTATTATTAAGATATTCTGATTCTGATTCTGATTGCAGGTGAGTCGCATTTCTTATAACTGCAGATGACGATCGACGATGAGAGTTCTATTTAAGTCGAAGGACTTCCCTGTAACGCCACTGAGTGCTCCTTTTGCGAAGTCTTCGATCTCCACGGTTCAGTTGTCGCCATTAAGGTCTCACACCCAGTATTCATTtcatttatctttcaatttcgTTTATTTAGGTTTTATATTTCTCTTTAATTCTTCCATTTTTTGTCTTTCAAATTTACATTGCTTCGTTTTGTCAtcattatatttcttttttggttcGTGGAGAGATCTGTACACTGTTTACTCAAACTTTTATACAAAATAGAAgtataaaaagaataaggagaaaatagaaaaataaaaaatattatttattgaatgCTACTTTTCTTGTAACTCCAtgcataaatattattgattattttatgattttgtatttaattataaattgggtAATTAATGATTAACTGGCATTTATTATGAGTTATggtatttaatatttgatgaaGAAGACggtgaaattttaattacatataagTTATTAGCATTATAATGTGGATAATGAATGTGAAATTTTCATTACTTGAATTCTAGTGTTTtttaaccaataggtgtgtgataaaataaataagttgaatatatatatatatatatatatatacacacaaataattatgtgtcacacatgattggataattaaaaattaaaaataaaacaacacttaatcacatgatgacacatattgtttgtatacaaaaattgtGCACAaagttttaatgatatatatatatatatacagatttATATGTGAGAGAAGCAAATGaactaactaaaaaaatatatattaaaaacaacaGTGTTATGGCAtccactttgagtacacaaagaGAACATAGTCTTTATGTTTATcacaaattgttttttttttttttttgcatgtaattcaaatcaaagtttcacAAACGCAACAGAGacttaaacctaaattttctcCCTAAAGTTTTTAATACTTTATCAGTTTTGCAAACCATTGATGTCAATATTATACaatcttaaaatgtttaaaatcatTGGTGACTTTTTAAGTATGAGCAATACTAagcatatctattttgagtacataaataaatacacatttatgtctgttattatgtgattgagtattattttatcataaatttaaaactatccagTCATATAAcgacacatatcaaatatgtactcatttgtatattcaagattgatatacataattttattgtttatgttggAAACATTTAAACATGCCAAATTGAAttctataaattttgtaaatataaattggCGTACTTTGATTCGAGTTTGCAATGAAGCTCATCTGAATACAATATGAGGTGTTGACATGAGTTATTTCCACAATCCCACTTGTCCACATACTACATTCTTTTTGGGagacatttgtttttgtgtttactATGCcttgggagaagaagatgagagactaatgttttattttttgcgTTCATCTCTATGGGATGACAATttttggacatttaaataataGTCTAATTGTCATCCAATGACCTGAAACAATTGCATTTCGATAATTAACTAAACCTGATCAGGTCAACCCATCATAGGTGAACCTATACCTAATATCTTctactcacacatgatggaagaccTAAATCAAATACTTGTTCACAAAAATCTCATATGACAGTACTTTCATACTTGTAAATGTGTCTTACAACCTCACGAGCAACCTGCATTTGAGAGCTAAATGTTATGTATTTGTTAAGAATAGCATAGTACTTCAatccgaataaaacaaaataatgcgTTAGGCTCACAACATCCTAAACTTACTCGATTATACTAACTCTCATTAATCtcttatttatcattgtgttattttcctatgtatccatgatcaactCCATTCTCTCATATGAATGACATGATCGTTCAACCAATGGACACACGAAATATATAAGTCTTCATTTTCTACTCAAAACCCTCAGTTTAAACTTAGCTTATTTTCTAGGCATGTTCTATAGACCGAATTGTGTGTGGCCATAGGTGCTAAACTAAGATAGCAACATTAAAAGTAAACATCAAACAACAACAAAGTGTCAAAGGATACCAATATTAGATactcctcataaagtctcacatagtAAGGGAACAGAGATTCATCCTCTCATTACTTCAACTAGTCGTCTTATTTATGCACACATGATATGAATCATTTATTACAGTGtgttttttctaaaatgtcattCTCAATACTATAAATATCTTACTTCAGTCGCTACACTCAACATCTAATCTGAGTTTTTAATCATCATCACATTTGCAGgtatttatccatattaagaactcacatttgacattcacaagttatttggatgtggaGAATCTAAAtcgatcattttcaaatgtatctatccaTGACCTTATCTTGATCGATCATCAAGGGGACATTTTagctttgataaatttttttcttgagaaatttgtctctcattAGCATGCTCTCTCAACATCACTTTTCTCAATAATAATCTCTCATCTTTACTTGTTCTCTCAACGCCAATGGTGATTGCTCGTGTGAATAAGCCAATTTCTAACTTGTTTGACATTATAATCTAGTTGAGTTAAAAATGatgtgtatgcagtgaaaaaacaataatttcataatgcaagttcaaatacaaattaaacttgaattttatgattttctatGTTATGTcaccagtacaatatataagtttaaCAACTTAGCAATCACAGTctacgcaatccaagaaattcaATATGTGtaaaatatacttttcttggaacaaTCTTGGTCAAAGGATCAACTATCATACAAtgcatagaattatattgtacactCATTTTCCTCTTGGAAATGATGTCTTTTAGAACATTGTGTCTAGTATCGATATGTTTGATTATCCTATTATACTCAGGATCgtttatttcaacaaaaaacTATTGCTCTGACAATATCATCTTGTTTACCCAGATTCACaaaaaatcttcttaaccaaatagtTTCTTGCACAATTACTGAACAAGTTATATACTCACTCTTCATTATAAATAAGGCTACGTATCTATGTTACTTATCACTCTAAGATATGAGCCCTTTTggagttaaaaaatatagccaaaaattgatttgtgttAGTCTAAATTACTTCCCTAACTGACATCTAAATAGCCAATAATCCACAGacccttttaaatatattaacaaaatatatatagcctttcagtgctcttttcaataTTAACTCATGTCGACTAACTAGCCcaacaacaaaacaaatgtCTAAGCATGtaaacatacataatacatccaATGACATTTGAATAGGTAAATATTAACATTTCTTTACTTCAATCTTAAGTTTTAGGACTATCTCTCAGCTCATTAATTTGCCATTTGACATCGAAGTATCAACAGGTTCACAGTTTACTATATTGAACTGTtatagaatcttttgaatattatactGTTGTGATAGAGTCAAAAGCTTTTTTGAACAATCCCTATAGAGTTTAATTCCCAATATCTGATTTGTTTACCCATATCTTGTAGGTGAAAAGTATGGACAACCATCATTTAATGatcatcacttacttcaaattatTTCTGACTATCTACACATTATCATACATATAgataaaattgcaaaatttgTCATTAGATTTTGTCACTAGATTTTGTCACATAGGTATAGTTGTcttgattaatgattttaaagttataaggtattaatgaaattttaagtaccaatgtttggatgacagttttaggtcgtATTACATTCTTGAAGTTTGCACACTTTGTGTTTCAGACCTATAACAACGAGATTTATATCTCGTTCTATACAGATTGTTTTGTCAAGCTCACCACCaaaaaaagttgttttgatATTCATCTGAtacaattctaaatttaaatgtgttacTACAGTTAGAATAAACCATATTGaagcaaattttataaataatgaaaatatccTTCTTCACAATGTATACCTACTCATTGGGTACAGTTATTCACCACAAGGtaaaattgtatctatttattaagATATCCACTTTACAATTGATTCAGAGAATGTAATTGTTCCTAATGGGCTTTCGACCTAACGATAAGttaaccaaaacctagaattagtttgtttctatgtatttcatttattcttccaatgcatctcaatatttttcttatcaaggatgtgacaattttttttatgattttaggttaTTTATTATCTTGGGgaatggttatgaaaaccttgttttcaatttaaaatgtcaCTAGAGTACTTAATCTCAATACTCCCACTAAGCTATTATGGATGAAGCAAGCAATTGAGGATTATTGCTCTCACTATCCGAAATAAGTTAGAGCTCAATTTTATTTGCTCTCACTATCTAAAATAAGTATAGGTATTAtctcttaggactcaactaatggttgTTAAGATTTACCTATCctaatttttctcttatcttattcaaatgaaacctttatcaacatcatccctattaagaaaaatatcatcTTATGAATTAATATCTCTTATTATAGTTTCAGTTAATCTTCTAGTAGAATCCTTCATAATGAATAGATACCCTTTAAAGTGTTCAACGTATCTTATAAGGAtacattcttttcttcttagtCTCAGTTTTTTAAATTCATGGGAAAAGCTATGGATAAACACTATTAACCACTAAGATTGTAATCAATTAACTTAGGTTTTCTACCTGACCAAAACTtatagggagtggaagcaactgatTTAATAGCCACTCGATTAAGTACATAGGTAACAGTTAATGTCATATCATCATAAAGTGACATTGATATTTTGCTTGTGCCATTGTTGACCTAACCAAttctaatagagttcaattactcttttccattacaccattttgttatgaagttcttgaaattattaattgtcatactattcctttttcactGGTCAACCCTTTGAACTTTTTGGATAAATACTTAAGACTTCAGttagttcttaaaacttttattcattttgtctaattgattatCAACTTCAATTATATACATAGTGTCTAAAGTAGTCTATTGCTTTTAACTTATGGGGGATCAACTAAACAAGACCAAATTGAGCATTATCATCAACACAAGTAATGAGAAATGAGAtacatttttaaactttacattcataggaataCATATACccaagtatataaattgcaaaggaagtcagtATCTTACAACTTAGTCAAATGGCTTTTTCTAGTAGTCTTTTCAGCTGGGCAATGTTCATATGTAGACGGTTTTATCTATATGAAAgtttctaataaactttcatagctAATTTTATTCAATCCATCTTGGCCAACGTTTCCGAATCTAGtatgttatatatttgtattcatattcaaatatataggagaaacaaataataaaaaaactatcatTATCATAATGAAAGGTGAGAAACACTTTATAACCATTCAACaaacaaaccaaatccatataaatcaattctatcatattttgataaattattcagagaaatttaaattatatcctagtttaagaaatacaagtactttgaccaagattcatTGAATATTTAGAGTATATTAGATTGCATGTAGGTATAAGATTCGACCACCTTGCAAAACTCATTTGCTTATGTCCATTCCTCTTACTATAACACTTATGTTGTTGCCCACATAAATCCAACTCA belongs to Mangifera indica cultivar Alphonso chromosome 2, CATAS_Mindica_2.1, whole genome shotgun sequence and includes:
- the LOC123209512 gene encoding lignin-forming anionic peroxidase-like, which gives rise to MPSSISFTCTVLTRLLIICVQSEAKLSSKFYDSTCPNALTTIRTAVRTAISRERRMAASLVRLHFHDCFVQGCDASILLNDSSTITSEKHATGNMNSVRGFQVIDNAKSQVEKICPGVVSCADILAVAARDASVYVGGPSWKVKLGRRDSTTANLSLANTQLPDFQASLDSLISLFSTKGLSARDMVALSGAHTIGQAQCLTFRTRIYCNTSDINAGFAATRKRKCPASGGNATLAPLDPVTPNSFDNNYFKNLIKKKGLLASDQVLFSGGSTDSVVLEYSKKRKKFKSDFAAAMIKVGNINPLTGSEGQIRKLCYAVN